A window from bacterium encodes these proteins:
- a CDS encoding GxxExxY protein yields the protein MLEKELTEQIIGAAIEVHRYLGPGLLESAYEECLCHELHLSGLKFERQRPLPLEYKGIKLDCGYRIDIVVEEKVILEIKVVEDILPIHTAQLLTYLRLSGIKIGLIMNFNVPVLKDGLKRLVC from the coding sequence ATTTTAGAAAAAGAACTTACAGAGCAAATAATTGGAGCGGCAATAGAAGTTCATCGGTATTTGGGGCCTGGTCTATTGGAATCAGCTTATGAAGAATGCCTTTGTCACGAGCTTCATTTAAGTGGTTTGAAATTTGAACGGCAAAGACCTCTTCCTCTTGAATACAAAGGAATCAAACTTGACTGTGGGTATCGAATTGATATTGTAGTCGAAGAAAAGGTTATTCTTGAGATTAAAGTAGTCGAGGACATACTACCAATTCATACTGCACAACTGTTGACTTATTTACGATTGTCCGGGATTAAAATTGGTCTTATTATGAATTTTAATGTGCCTGTTTTAAAAGACGGCCTCAAGAGACTTGTCTGTTAA